One window of Metopolophium dirhodum isolate CAU chromosome 3, ASM1992520v1, whole genome shotgun sequence genomic DNA carries:
- the LOC132940821 gene encoding ras-related protein Rab-18-B-like, with translation MDPSVLTTLKILLIGQSGVGKSCLLCRFTDDTFNVDNAVTIGVDFKMRKITVDNNNIKLALWDTAGQERFRTLTPNYYRDGQGAVLVYDVSNRDSFTCLETWINELNRYSTKTNIIKMVVGNKIDRERQVTREEGIAFARRHQTLFIETSAKTKEGVYMAFEELVRKIINTPSLWEKLDDANVVRCNDDHSVSEQKYCYC, from the exons ATGGATCCATCAGTTTTaacaacattaaaaattttattaattgggCAAAGTGGAGTTGGAAAATCATG tttgttATGCAGATTTACAGATGATACATTTAATGTGGACAATGCAGTCACTATTGGTGTAGattttaaaatgagaaaaataactgtagataataataatattaagctaGCTTTATGG GACACAGCTGGACAAGAAAGGTTTCGTACACTCACTCCAAATTATTACCGTGACGGTCAAGGTGCTGTACTTGTTTATGATGTTTCAAACCGAGATTCATTTACATGTTTAGAAACATGGATTAATGAACTTAATAGATACTCTaccaaaactaatattattaaaatggttGTAGGTAACAAAATTGATAgg gaAAGACAAGTTACTCGAGAAGAAGGTATTGCTTTTGCTCGTCGCCatcaaacattatttattgaaactAGTGCTAAAACCAAAGAAGGCGTTTATATGGCTTTTGAAGAATTAGTTAGAAAa ataataaatacacCAAGCTTATGGGAAAAGCTTGACGATGCCAATGTGGTTCGGTGTAATGATGATCATTCAGTATCGGagcaaaaatattgttattgttga
- the LOC132941368 gene encoding rab5 GDP/GTP exchange factor, which yields MMSFKKGNFRIGEAELKCKKANGCDYYGNPQWDGFCSKCYKDIQKHRRMNASPKKVPINKTSEKQDLKKVGSTEKKSKLSYLKMFNTIKSKDDISEKSKKDYDPLITKKLDQVDIEYLPILSETKSLRNDLKKQIRNFCQMMMMSHLQSPVDIQSELTQHFYQNILDMLNNNYSYDELSHEKKEQILDYTEKYSMIKLYKFLFCMTLADEEEDLAIQKRIRQLNWVNAKHLDCDIDKTNAQIIELVYKAILELLDMDSATAPQDKLACVVRCCRHIFGVLQGGNNGMKGPASADDFLPVLIFVVLKANPVRLKSNLHYVTRFCNASRLMSGEAGYYFTNLCCAVSFIENINAELLSMNIEEFEQYMNGTLVSDTWDSALIICEGMHQMFEQLALLADLKRRNIMIVDDALKLKNEMSNFKDNCMDQFAVLKEVYTIIDDCDETNNKVAVSIDDYDPLCSSLPTGLPWTMIPQVIQPAERTRTSSSCTDGDSWDIHSAETVSLHSLDACSIIPQEINEIAGSSLEPTIKVQPQLDEIQEISIQGWQIPSIPCETGGKEIINSKINPQ from the exons atgatgtcttttaaaaaaggtaattttcgCATTGGAGAAgctgaattaaaatgtaaaaaagcaAATGGATGTGATTATTATGGTAATCCACAATGGGATGGCTTTTGTTCAAAATGTTATAAAGACATACAAAAGCATAGGCGAATGAATGCTTCACCTAA aaaGGTTCCAATTAACAAGACTAGTGAAaaacaagatttaaaaaaagttggttcaactgaaaaaaaatccaaattgtCATACTTGAAAATGTTCAATACTATTAAATCTAAAG atgatATAtctgaaaaatctaaaaaagatTATGATCCACTTATTACAAAGAAATTGGATCAAGTGGATATAGAATATTTGCCTATTTTGTCTGAAACAAAATCTTTGCggaacgatttaaaaaaacaaattcgcAATTTTTGTCAAATGATGATGATGTCACATTTACAAAGCCCTGTTGATATTCAGTCTGAACTCactcaacatttttatcaaaatattctgGATAtgctgaataataattattcttatgatg AACTGAGTCatgaaaaaaaagaacaaatttTGGATTATACAGAAAAATACTCTAtgataaaactatataagtttttattttgtatgactTTGGCTGATGAAGAGGAAGATTTAGCTATACAGAAAAG GATTCGTCAGTTAAATTGGGTAAATGCTAAACATCTAGACTGTGATATTGACAAAACAAATGCTCAGATTATTGAATTGGTATACAAAGCAATTCTAGAATTATTAGATATGGATTCAGCTACAGCCCCACAAGACAAATTGGCATGTGTTGTTAGATGCTGTCGACATATATTTGGAGTTTTGCAAGGTGGAAACAATGGAATGAAAGGACCTGCATCTGCTGATGATTTCTTGCCTGTTCTCATATTTGTTGTTCTCAAAGCAAATCCAGTTAGACTTAAGTCGAATTTGCATTATGTGACTAGATTTTGTAATGCTTCAAGACTGATGTCTGGAGAAGCtggatattattttaccaatctg TGTTGTGCCGTatcatttattgaaaatattaatgctGAACTTCTTAGTATGAATATTGAAGAATTTGAGCAGTACATGAATGGAACATTAGTATCCGATACCTGGGATTCTGCATTAATTATATgtgaa GGGATGCATCAAATGTTTGAGCAGTTGGCATTGTTGGCAGATTTAAAAAGAAGAAATATAATGATTGTTGATGATGCATTAAAGCTTAAGAACGAAATGTCTAATTTtaag GATAATTGTATGGATCAATTTGCGGTATTAAAAGAagtgtatactattattgatgATTGTGATGAAACAAATAACAAAGTAGCTGTTAGTATAGATGATTATGACCCTTTATGTTCCAGTTTACCCACAGGACTACCATGGACTATGATACCACAG GTTATTCAACCTGCAGAAAGAACTCGTACAAGTTCTTCTTGTACAGATGGTGATTCTTGGGACATCCATTCTGCCGAAACAGTATCATTGCATTCATTAGATGCTTGTTCTATTATACCACaagaaattaatgaaattgCGGGAAGTAGCTTAGAACCAACAATAAAAGTACAACCACAGTTAGATGAAATACAG GAAATATCTATACAAGGATGGCAAATACCAAGTATACCATGTGAAACGGGAGGAAAAGAAATTATCAACTCAAAAATAAATCCGCAATAA
- the LOC132941369 gene encoding uncharacterized protein LOC132941369 isoform X1, protein MDDYRYIMWNSEGKTLNENNSAHCKTIFKQTFKFTKDIPEQRISPEGFLIRDCGCVMRFLPNLDNKLNKNKLQLATTNKNQNQKNISYTHHRNNLNHTKVISAEMYQSTFWMEPRIVPVKYTTELNFNLESPIRKFTETIDLQMKLVACPYIQQIGTTKRFKTSIETKIQSEYTLPLDTTI, encoded by the exons ATGG atgattataggtatatcatgTGGAATTCAGAAGGGAAAACActgaatgaaaataatagtgCACACtgtaaaacaatattcaaacaaacttttaaatttaccaAAGATATACCAGAACAAAGAATTTCACCTGAAGGATTTTTAATACGAGATTGCGGTTGCGTCATGAGATTTTTACCTAATTTAGATAACAAATTGa ATAAGAATAAGTTACAGCTCGCAACCACTAACaagaatcaaaatcaaaaaaacatcAGTTATACACACCatcgtaataatttaaatcatacaaaagttatttcagcagaaat GTATCAATCAACATTTTGGATGGAACCAAGAATAGTGCCTGTTAAGTATACTACTGAACTAAATTTCAACTTGGAATCACCCATAAGAAAATTTACAGAAACAATTGACTTacag atgaAATTAGTTGCTTGTCCATATATTCAGCAAATTGGAACTAcaaaacgttttaaaacatCAATCGAGACAAAAATCCAATCAGAGTATACACTACCATTGGATACTActatttaa
- the LOC132941369 gene encoding uncharacterized protein LOC132941369 isoform X2, whose protein sequence is MWNSEGKTLNENNSAHCKTIFKQTFKFTKDIPEQRISPEGFLIRDCGCVMRFLPNLDNKLNKNKLQLATTNKNQNQKNISYTHHRNNLNHTKVISAEMYQSTFWMEPRIVPVKYTTELNFNLESPIRKFTETIDLQMKLVACPYIQQIGTTKRFKTSIETKIQSEYTLPLDTTI, encoded by the exons atgTGGAATTCAGAAGGGAAAACActgaatgaaaataatagtgCACACtgtaaaacaatattcaaacaaacttttaaatttaccaAAGATATACCAGAACAAAGAATTTCACCTGAAGGATTTTTAATACGAGATTGCGGTTGCGTCATGAGATTTTTACCTAATTTAGATAACAAATTGa ATAAGAATAAGTTACAGCTCGCAACCACTAACaagaatcaaaatcaaaaaaacatcAGTTATACACACCatcgtaataatttaaatcatacaaaagttatttcagcagaaat GTATCAATCAACATTTTGGATGGAACCAAGAATAGTGCCTGTTAAGTATACTACTGAACTAAATTTCAACTTGGAATCACCCATAAGAAAATTTACAGAAACAATTGACTTacag atgaAATTAGTTGCTTGTCCATATATTCAGCAAATTGGAACTAcaaaacgttttaaaacatCAATCGAGACAAAAATCCAATCAGAGTATACACTACCATTGGATACTActatttaa
- the LOC132941503 gene encoding uncharacterized protein LOC132941503: MAEDYDQVPEVMVENLGDIYVINEQNIQETEGQLKRPPSATPRNRSPVTIQEWVDSLITTVDQKEDFDNVESSTLLNSLDVDNLTLGAEAGHLSRSIPNVTVTTESNIVRAPSEAESQTSSIDSKLLNARKPDPEEILLGLGFGGGTESTTYGEYGRVPKRFLQPSQLKGVSVEEYLKHQQELIYMYESGLWGYRGLTGPPHASPSVIVAKIMEKLREHERDMTCPKGSSRVMVPTTKSMQFTEKSPKQTSNRFNKAAENILTKIRCIPGSVLTPDNRKWLDSQGGDKSPEMSRRLIIGQQSFVLTRDGTLIETPPSSVIADNENLPVPPDTKVINEQVQTTVCESSPHLDEDTNVIFKVDSSSSVNSDTQFQKENSLSIDIQNTDAKMDKLKPKFDSSQPFDKDYSPERDLEDLLSIVEPCQDVSKASSEVDSGAASDSAADTSCAQTNLISLTENELTANEDISSKNIFRQYEDLCNLRLRLNVLGCPFNIVPQDQFMSLTAEQRCALQCKILRLALRVYLNKLTDDEVHHELQSCLGAEVQHVADLLDSNSDVDKLAIIVRQMTVLLHHQTHLNSQLAELTVRAQNPTACHDMCELILQRVRGLEQLVEQNANELALMKAQLLNKKTL, encoded by the exons ATGGCTGAAGATTATGATCAAGTTCCTGAAGTAATGGTAGAAAATTTGGGAGATATATATGTAatcaatgaacaaaatattcaagAAACTGAAGGTCAACTAAAAAGACCACCTTCTGCTACTCCTCGAAATAGGAGTCCTGTTACTATTCAAGAATGGGTAGATTCATTAATCACAACTGTTgatcaaaa agaAGATTTTGATAACGTAGAATCTTCTACACTCTTAAATAGTTTGGATGTTGATAATCTTACATTAGGAGCAGaag CCGGACACTTATCTAGATCTATTCCAAATGTCACTGTAACAACTGAAAG taatattgtaCGTGCACCATCAGAAGCTGAGAGTCAAACTTCTAGTATTGATTCCAAATTATTAAACGCCCGTAAACCAGATCCTGAAGAAATATTACTTGGCTTAGGATTTGGCGGTGGAACTGAATCAACTACATACGGCGAGTATGGACGTGTTCCCAAGAGATTTTTACAGCCATCCCAACTAAAGGGAGTTTCTGTGGAAGAGTACTTAAAACACCAACAAGAACTCATTTATATGTATGAATCTGGATTATGGGGTTACCGTGGATTAACTG gacCACCACATGCGAGCCCATCAGTAATAGTTGCAAAAATCATGGAAAAACTTCGAGAACACGAACGAGATATGACGTGCCCAAAAGGTTCTTCAAGAGTCATGGTTCCAACAACTAAATCTATGCAATTTACAGAAAAAAGTCCAAAACAAACCTCAAATCGATTTAATAAAGCTGCTGAAAACATTCTCACaaaaattag GTGTATACCTGGTAGTGTATTAACTCCAGACAATCGTAAATGGCTCGACAGTCAAGGTGGTGACAAGTCACCAGAAATGTCAAGACGACTAATAATTGGTCAGCAGTCATTTGTGTTAACTCGTGACGGTACTTTAATAGAGACACCGCCATCTAGTGTTATTGCTGATAATGAAAA tTTACCAGTACCACCTGACACGAAGGTAATTAACGAGCAAGTTCAAACTACTGTTTGTGAGAGTTCTCCTCACTTAGATGAAGATACTAATGTGATATTTAAAGTTGATTCATCATCGTCTGTAAATTCAGATACACagtttcaaaaagaaaatagcTTGTCAATTGATATACAAAATACAGATGCTAAAATGGATAAGTTAAAACCTAAATTTGATTCAAGTCAACCTTTTGATAAAGATTATAGCCCCGAAAGAGATTTAGAAGATTTATTATCTATAGTCGAACCTTGTCAAGATGTTAGTAAAGCGAGTTCAGAAGTTGACTCAGGAGCAGCATCTGATAGTGCTGCTGATACATCATGTgcacaaacaaatttaatatcttTAACTGAAAATGAATTAACAGCAAATGAAGATATTTCTTCTaaa aacatATTTAGACAATATGAAGATTTATGTAATCTGAGATTGAGATTAAAT gtatTAGGTTGTCCATTCAATATTGTGCCTCAAGATCAATTTATGTCCCTCACTGCCGAACAG AGGTGTGCGCTTCAGTGTAAAATTTTAAGACTTGCACTCcgcgtttatttaaataagcttACTGATGACGAAGTACACCATGAACTGCAAAGTTGTTTGGGAGCAGAAGTTCAACATGTGGCTGATCTATTAGATTCAAATTCTGACGTGGACAAACTAGCAATAATTGTTCGACag ATGACAGTTCTACTTCATCATCAGACACATTTGAATAGCCAATTGGCTGAATTAACTGTCAGAGCTCAAAATCCAACTGCATGTCATGACATGTGTGAATTGATATTACAGAGGGTTCGAGGACTCGAACAGCTCGTTGAACAGAATGCCAATGAATTAGCTCTAATGAAAGCCCAACTACTGAATAAGAAAACTTTGTGA